In Anopheles gambiae chromosome 2, idAnoGambNW_F1_1, whole genome shotgun sequence, a single window of DNA contains:
- the LOC4577423 gene encoding box A-binding factor isoform X8, with protein sequence MAARSKRSHDRTTTVRLTEPSFGAIVGAYKSPVLVSPQAGAQQHPQEQQPQQQGIDNGGKQAADDSEPPDTGIIGPGARPVSERASPGASRAESDSADHRAREADDREATVPDASATHDTLTGGGTAEAGATSAASGNTPSVITSCSKVLLGTDTVKGPAYGAEQPLQEQEASPGSSSPPRFSTLQTVINSSSSSVGGYPAAYQHHWPCDLTYKPVDHRPVSSPSSEPSAGELTRHPTPSRGAYIGEPDVASSPSQGHLAVVSHLNPLVCSTADPSLLGGMRGNLLSMYSSYASPLGGGPHHQHDHLDEATALHHHVQAQDAHLRGDDEMSAIHHHLHQQHHQQQQQQHHAQHHHHHHDVVAQQHSIDDMIADTLKDEQCGMVDSYLTPTLVSDHHHHLGDSPTHHNVQQHHHHHQQQQHLSQHHLQQHGMHESKEYASMYHNNNDKSVINYNHAATIAAAHHQQQQQSDHHQQNTHTHTSSGGDSRSPEYSHAHDEYDGGLQSFTQLINVPRASDTAASMYHHRHPMSAESDAGTAAGATPNGGQTPTTTNTATSSPGPADHLVQLGGTGPQAGGPGAVLLHSVENGTGAQEPGTVTGTDGSISLYDTLHTSVLAGGPSYGRCSFPSMQYFNGNPTDHLWSSGVSGLENDYMKGSLPAFQRIVSGTNTSRTNPYSAVSTSYAQQQNDTWSQHYDTGSIAYSVATSSTTPVTVNRRAAVAAAAAAAAVATTTTTHFPAAASLTALAAEQGGDLYKNNYTFSNLTTRTTEEKQSRRMSSARRVGLQCSNCNTTNTSLWRRNQVGEPVCNACGLYYKLHNVNRPLAMKKDNIQSRKRKPKGSKNSDGNGKSNASNASANRQTNSSSSSLAETPKKTDGLKLMNIAENSSFDKLLPSSPSSEGSNQSPAHHNHMSPICYTQQVPSPITSTSSSGAIVSNSKYNNQQPKATNAFLLQSPTPMNMFVGSPTGGIGSGQHHHHQHHQSTAAAATGALSPVSYSMAGVGHGNNNGSIVSSKYQQSPPQSPEDMLYYDMLPADVNGSVDQHSLGTIVKMEPMGGNHYASYQQALHHEGHMVGTLGHGQHAPGAHNHSRSPSVADEESEQAHGQQEMIESKHNINRPTVVSMTR encoded by the exons AGCCGAGTTTTGGTGCGATCGTGGGTGCGTACAAGTCGCCAGTTCTAGTGTCCCCGCAAGCTGGTGCGCAACAACACCCGCAGGAGCAACAGCCACAGCAGCAAGGCATCGATAACGGAGGTAAACAGGCGGCGGACGATAGCGAACCACCGGACACTGGCATTATCGGGCCCGGTGCGCGCCCAGTATCGGAACGAGCATCTCCGGGCGCGTCGCGTGCGGAAAGTGATAGTGCGGACCATCGGGCACGTGAAGCGGACGATCGGGAAGCGACGGTGCCGGACGCGAGTGCGACACACGacacgttgaccggtggcggAACGGCGGAAGCTGGTGCGACGAGTGCGGCGAGCGGTAACACACCCTCGGTGATAACGTCCTGCTCGAAGGTGCTGCTCGGCACGGACACGGTAAAGGGGCCGGCGTACGGTGCGGAACAGCCGCTGCAGGAGCAGGAAGCGAGCCCGGGCTCCAGCTCACCGCCCCGCTTCTCCACCCTGCAAACcgtcatcaacagcagcagcagcagtgttggCGGCTATCCGGCGGCGTACCAACACCACTGGCCGTGCGATTTAACCTACAAACCGGTGGACCATCGGCCCGTGTCGTCCCCCTCGAGCGAACCGTCCGCAGGGGAGCTTACCCGTCACCCAACGCCATCGCGCGGCGCCTACATCGGCGAACCGGACGTGGCCTCCTCGCCCTCCCAGGGTCATCTGGCCGTGGTGAGCCACCTGAATCCGCTGGTCTGCTCGACGGCGGACCCATCCCTGCTAGGCGGAATGCGCGGCAACCTGCTCTCGATGTACTCTTCGTATGCGTCTCCGCTGGGCGGTGGCCCTCACCACCAGCACGACCACCTGGACGAGGCCACGGCTCTGCACCATCACGTACAGGCGCAGGATGCGCATCTGCGAGGGGACGACGAAATGTCGGCAATACATCACCATCTGCACCAGcaacatcaccagcagcagcagcagcagcatcacgcacagcatcatcaccatcatcatgatgTGGTTGCCCAGCAGCACAGCATCGACGACATGATTGCCGACACGCTCAAAGACGAACAGTGCGGCATGGTCGACAGCTACCTTACCCCCACGCTGGTGAgcgatcatcaccatcatctcgGTGACTCGCCCACCCATCATAacgtgcagcagcatcatcaccatcaccagcagcagcagcatctgtCGCAACAtcacctgcagcagcacggcaTGCACGAATCGAAGGAGTACGCCAGCATgtaccacaacaacaacgacaagaGCGTGATCAACTACAATCATGCGGCCACGATCGCGGCAGcgcatcaccagcagcagcagcagtccgaCCATCACCAGCAAAACACTCACACCCATACCAGCAGCGGTGGCGATTCGCGCAGTCCCGAGTATTCGCACGCGCACGACGAGTACGACGGTGGGCTGCAGAGCTTCACTCAGTTGATAAATGTGCCTCGAGCGAGCGATACGGCAGCGTCGAtgtaccaccaccgccacccgaTGTCAGCGGAGAGTGATGCCGGTACGGCCGCTGGCGCCACGCCGAACGGTGGCCAAACGccgaccaccaccaacaccgccACCTCGTCGCCCGGTCCGGCCGATCATCTGGTGCAGCTCGGTGGGACAGGCCCGCAGGCGGGAGGCCCCGGTGCCGTGCTGCTACATTCGGTCGAAAATGGTACGGGAGCCCAGGAGCCGGGCACGGTTACCGGCACCGATGGCAGCATCTCCCTGTACGACACGCTGCATACGAGCGTTCTGGCGGGCGG CCCTTCGTACGGTCGCTGTTCGTTCCCGAGCATGCAGTACTTCAACGGCAACCCGACCGATCATCTCTGGTCGAGCGGCGTATCCGGTCTGGAGAACGATTACATGAAAGGTTCCCTGCCCGCGTTCCAGCGGATCGTTTCCGGTACCAACACGTCCCGCACCAATCCGTACAGTGCCGTCTCGACGTCGTACGCCCAGCAGCAG AATGACACATGGTCGCAGCACTACGATACGGGCAGCATCGCGTACAGTGTGGCCACCTCCAGCACGACCCCGGTGACGGTGAACAGgcgggcggcggtggcagcagcgGCCGCAGCGGCAGCCgtggccaccaccaccaccacgcactTCCCAGCGGCCGCCTCCCTGACAGCAC TGGCCGCAGAACAGGGCGGGGATCTCTATAAGAACAACTATACCTTCAGTAACTTGACCACTCGCACCACCGAGGAGAAGCAAAGTCGACGGATG AGCTCGGCAAGACGTGTAGGACTGCAATGCTCTAACTGCAACACAACCAACACTTCGCTGTGGCGCCGCAATCAAGTCGGTGAACCAGTCTGCAATGCGTGTGGACTGTACTACAAACTGCACAACGTGAACCGTCCACTGGCGATGAAAAAAGATAACATACAG TCTCGTAAGCGCAAAccaaagggaagcaaaaataGCGATGGTAACGGCAAGAGTAACGCTAGTAACGCTTCGGCTAACCGTCAGACCAATTCGAGCAGTAGCAGCCTAGCCGAGACACCGAAGAAAACAGATG GCCTCAAGTTGATGAACATTGCGGAAAACTCCTCCTTCGACAAGCTGCTGCCATCGTCACCGTCAAGCGAGGGCAGCAATCAGTCGCCCGCGCACCATAACCATATGTCCCCGATCTGCTACACGCAGCAGGTCCCCTCGCCAATCACCAGCACTTCCTCGAGCGGCGCAATCGTCAGCAACAGCAAATATAACAACCAGCAACCCAAAGCCACCAATGCCTTTTTGCTACAGTCGCCCACACCGATGAACATGTTCGTCGGCAGTCCCACGGGCGGTATCGGGTCGGGtcagcatcaccaccatcagcatcatcaatcCACGGCTGCCGCTGCCACCGGGGCACTGAGCCCGGTGAGCTACAGTATGGCGGGCGTTGGGCATGGAAACAATAACGGATCGATCGTTAGCTCCAAGTATCAGCAAAGCCCACCGCAATCGCCCGAGGACATGCTGTACTACGATATGCTGCCGGCCGATGTGAACGGTAGCGTCGATCAGCACTCGCTGGGCACGATTGTAAAGATGGAACCGATGGGTGGAAATCACTACGCCAGCTACCAGCAGGCACTGCACCACGAGGGTCACATGGTTGGAACGCTTGGCCACGGTCAGCACGCACCGGGAGCGCACAATCACAGCCGCAGTCCTTCGGTCGCGGATGAGGAGAGTGAACAGGCTCACGGGCAGCAGGAGATGATCGAGAGCAAGCACAACATCAACCGCCCGACCGTGGTATCGATGACGCGATAA
- the LOC4577423 gene encoding box A-binding factor isoform X2 → MAARSKRSHDRTTTVRLTEPSFGAIVGAYKSPVLVSPQAGAQQHPQEQQPQQQGIDNGGKQAADDSEPPDTGIIGPGARPVSERASPGASRAESDSADHRAREADDREATVPDASATHDTLTGGGTAEAGATSAASGNTPSVITSCSKVLLGTDTVKGPAYGAEQPLQEQEASPGSSSPPRFSTLQTVINSSSSSVGGYPAAYQHHWPCDLTYKPVDHRPVSSPSSEPSAGELTRHPTPSRGAYIGEPDVASSPSQGHLAVVSHLNPLVCSTADPSLLGGMRGNLLSMYSSYASPLGGGPHHQHDHLDEATALHHHVQAQDAHLRGDDEMSAIHHHLHQQHHQQQQQQHHAQHHHHHHDVVAQQHSIDDMIADTLKDEQCGMVDSYLTPTLVSDHHHHLGDSPTHHNVQQHHHHHQQQQHLSQHHLQQHGMHESKEYASMYHNNNDKSVINYNHAATIAAAHHQQQQQSDHHQQNTHTHTSSGGDSRSPEYSHAHDEYDGGLQSFTQLINVPRASDTAASMYHHRHPMSAESDAGTAAGATPNGGQTPTTTNTATSSPGPADHLVQLGGTGPQAGGPGAVLLHSVENGTGAQEPGTVTGTDGSISLYDTLHTSVLAGGPSYGRCSFPSMQYFNGNPTDHLWSSGVSGLENDYMKGSLPAFQRIVSGTNTSRTNPYSAVSTSYAQQQNDTWSQHYDTGSIAYSVATSSTTPVTVNRRAAVAAAAAAAAVATTTTTHFPAAASLTALGLDADLFTEGRECVNCGAIQTPLWRRDGTGHYLCNACGLYHKMNGMNRPLVKQPRRLSSARRVGLQCSNCNTTNTSLWRRNQVGEPVCNACGLYYKLHNVNRPLAMKKDNIQSRKRKPKGSKNSDGNGKSNASNASANRQTNSSSSSLAETPKKTDGLKLMNIAENSSFDKLLPSSPSSEGSNQSPAHHNHMSPICYTQQVPSPITSTSSSGAIVSNSKYNNQQPKATNAFLLQSPTPMNMFVGSPTGGIGSGQHHHHQHHQSTAAAATGALSPVSYSMAGVGHGNNNGSIVSSKYQQSPPQSPEDMLYYDMLPADVNGSVDQHSLGTIVKMEPMGGNHYASYQQALHHEGHMVGTLGHGQHAPGAHNHSRSPSVADEESEQAHGQQEMIESKHNINRPTVVSMTR, encoded by the exons AGCCGAGTTTTGGTGCGATCGTGGGTGCGTACAAGTCGCCAGTTCTAGTGTCCCCGCAAGCTGGTGCGCAACAACACCCGCAGGAGCAACAGCCACAGCAGCAAGGCATCGATAACGGAGGTAAACAGGCGGCGGACGATAGCGAACCACCGGACACTGGCATTATCGGGCCCGGTGCGCGCCCAGTATCGGAACGAGCATCTCCGGGCGCGTCGCGTGCGGAAAGTGATAGTGCGGACCATCGGGCACGTGAAGCGGACGATCGGGAAGCGACGGTGCCGGACGCGAGTGCGACACACGacacgttgaccggtggcggAACGGCGGAAGCTGGTGCGACGAGTGCGGCGAGCGGTAACACACCCTCGGTGATAACGTCCTGCTCGAAGGTGCTGCTCGGCACGGACACGGTAAAGGGGCCGGCGTACGGTGCGGAACAGCCGCTGCAGGAGCAGGAAGCGAGCCCGGGCTCCAGCTCACCGCCCCGCTTCTCCACCCTGCAAACcgtcatcaacagcagcagcagcagtgttggCGGCTATCCGGCGGCGTACCAACACCACTGGCCGTGCGATTTAACCTACAAACCGGTGGACCATCGGCCCGTGTCGTCCCCCTCGAGCGAACCGTCCGCAGGGGAGCTTACCCGTCACCCAACGCCATCGCGCGGCGCCTACATCGGCGAACCGGACGTGGCCTCCTCGCCCTCCCAGGGTCATCTGGCCGTGGTGAGCCACCTGAATCCGCTGGTCTGCTCGACGGCGGACCCATCCCTGCTAGGCGGAATGCGCGGCAACCTGCTCTCGATGTACTCTTCGTATGCGTCTCCGCTGGGCGGTGGCCCTCACCACCAGCACGACCACCTGGACGAGGCCACGGCTCTGCACCATCACGTACAGGCGCAGGATGCGCATCTGCGAGGGGACGACGAAATGTCGGCAATACATCACCATCTGCACCAGcaacatcaccagcagcagcagcagcagcatcacgcacagcatcatcaccatcatcatgatgTGGTTGCCCAGCAGCACAGCATCGACGACATGATTGCCGACACGCTCAAAGACGAACAGTGCGGCATGGTCGACAGCTACCTTACCCCCACGCTGGTGAgcgatcatcaccatcatctcgGTGACTCGCCCACCCATCATAacgtgcagcagcatcatcaccatcaccagcagcagcagcatctgtCGCAACAtcacctgcagcagcacggcaTGCACGAATCGAAGGAGTACGCCAGCATgtaccacaacaacaacgacaagaGCGTGATCAACTACAATCATGCGGCCACGATCGCGGCAGcgcatcaccagcagcagcagcagtccgaCCATCACCAGCAAAACACTCACACCCATACCAGCAGCGGTGGCGATTCGCGCAGTCCCGAGTATTCGCACGCGCACGACGAGTACGACGGTGGGCTGCAGAGCTTCACTCAGTTGATAAATGTGCCTCGAGCGAGCGATACGGCAGCGTCGAtgtaccaccaccgccacccgaTGTCAGCGGAGAGTGATGCCGGTACGGCCGCTGGCGCCACGCCGAACGGTGGCCAAACGccgaccaccaccaacaccgccACCTCGTCGCCCGGTCCGGCCGATCATCTGGTGCAGCTCGGTGGGACAGGCCCGCAGGCGGGAGGCCCCGGTGCCGTGCTGCTACATTCGGTCGAAAATGGTACGGGAGCCCAGGAGCCGGGCACGGTTACCGGCACCGATGGCAGCATCTCCCTGTACGACACGCTGCATACGAGCGTTCTGGCGGGCGG CCCTTCGTACGGTCGCTGTTCGTTCCCGAGCATGCAGTACTTCAACGGCAACCCGACCGATCATCTCTGGTCGAGCGGCGTATCCGGTCTGGAGAACGATTACATGAAAGGTTCCCTGCCCGCGTTCCAGCGGATCGTTTCCGGTACCAACACGTCCCGCACCAATCCGTACAGTGCCGTCTCGACGTCGTACGCCCAGCAGCAG AATGACACATGGTCGCAGCACTACGATACGGGCAGCATCGCGTACAGTGTGGCCACCTCCAGCACGACCCCGGTGACGGTGAACAGgcgggcggcggtggcagcagcgGCCGCAGCGGCAGCCgtggccaccaccaccaccacgcactTCCCAGCGGCCGCCTCCCTGACAGCAC TGGGCCTCGATGCGGACTTGTTTACGGAGGGACGAGAGTGCGTCAACTGTGGTGCCATTCAGACGCCCCTCTGGCGTCGCGACGGAACGGGCCACTACTTGTGTAACGCGTGCGGACTCTATCACAAGATGAACGGCATGAATCGTCCGCTGGTGAAACAACCAAGACGTTTG AGCTCGGCAAGACGTGTAGGACTGCAATGCTCTAACTGCAACACAACCAACACTTCGCTGTGGCGCCGCAATCAAGTCGGTGAACCAGTCTGCAATGCGTGTGGACTGTACTACAAACTGCACAACGTGAACCGTCCACTGGCGATGAAAAAAGATAACATACAG TCTCGTAAGCGCAAAccaaagggaagcaaaaataGCGATGGTAACGGCAAGAGTAACGCTAGTAACGCTTCGGCTAACCGTCAGACCAATTCGAGCAGTAGCAGCCTAGCCGAGACACCGAAGAAAACAGATG GCCTCAAGTTGATGAACATTGCGGAAAACTCCTCCTTCGACAAGCTGCTGCCATCGTCACCGTCAAGCGAGGGCAGCAATCAGTCGCCCGCGCACCATAACCATATGTCCCCGATCTGCTACACGCAGCAGGTCCCCTCGCCAATCACCAGCACTTCCTCGAGCGGCGCAATCGTCAGCAACAGCAAATATAACAACCAGCAACCCAAAGCCACCAATGCCTTTTTGCTACAGTCGCCCACACCGATGAACATGTTCGTCGGCAGTCCCACGGGCGGTATCGGGTCGGGtcagcatcaccaccatcagcatcatcaatcCACGGCTGCCGCTGCCACCGGGGCACTGAGCCCGGTGAGCTACAGTATGGCGGGCGTTGGGCATGGAAACAATAACGGATCGATCGTTAGCTCCAAGTATCAGCAAAGCCCACCGCAATCGCCCGAGGACATGCTGTACTACGATATGCTGCCGGCCGATGTGAACGGTAGCGTCGATCAGCACTCGCTGGGCACGATTGTAAAGATGGAACCGATGGGTGGAAATCACTACGCCAGCTACCAGCAGGCACTGCACCACGAGGGTCACATGGTTGGAACGCTTGGCCACGGTCAGCACGCACCGGGAGCGCACAATCACAGCCGCAGTCCTTCGGTCGCGGATGAGGAGAGTGAACAGGCTCACGGGCAGCAGGAGATGATCGAGAGCAAGCACAACATCAACCGCCCGACCGTGGTATCGATGACGCGATAA
- the LOC4577423 gene encoding box A-binding factor isoform X7 — MFCAEPSFGAIVGAYKSPVLVSPQAGAQQHPQEQQPQQQGIDNGGKQAADDSEPPDTGIIGPGARPVSERASPGASRAESDSADHRAREADDREATVPDASATHDTLTGGGTAEAGATSAASGNTPSVITSCSKVLLGTDTVKGPAYGAEQPLQEQEASPGSSSPPRFSTLQTVINSSSSSVGGYPAAYQHHWPCDLTYKPVDHRPVSSPSSEPSAGELTRHPTPSRGAYIGEPDVASSPSQGHLAVVSHLNPLVCSTADPSLLGGMRGNLLSMYSSYASPLGGGPHHQHDHLDEATALHHHVQAQDAHLRGDDEMSAIHHHLHQQHHQQQQQQHHAQHHHHHHDVVAQQHSIDDMIADTLKDEQCGMVDSYLTPTLVSDHHHHLGDSPTHHNVQQHHHHHQQQQHLSQHHLQQHGMHESKEYASMYHNNNDKSVINYNHAATIAAAHHQQQQQSDHHQQNTHTHTSSGGDSRSPEYSHAHDEYDGGLQSFTQLINVPRASDTAASMYHHRHPMSAESDAGTAAGATPNGGQTPTTTNTATSSPGPADHLVQLGGTGPQAGGPGAVLLHSVENGTGAQEPGTVTGTDGSISLYDTLHTSVLAGGPSYGRCSFPSMQYFNGNPTDHLWSSGVSGLENDYMKGSLPAFQRIVSGTNTSRTNPYSAVSTSYAQQQNDTWSQHYDTGSIAYSVATSSTTPVTVNRRAAVAAAAAAAAVATTTTTHFPAAASLTALGLDADLFTEGRECVNCGAIQTPLWRRDGTGHYLCNACGLYHKMNGMNRPLVKQPRRLSSARRVGLQCSNCNTTNTSLWRRNQVGEPVCNACGLYYKLHNVNRPLAMKKDNIQSRKRKPKGSKNSDGNGKSNASNASANRQTNSSSSSLAETPKKTDGLKLMNIAENSSFDKLLPSSPSSEGSNQSPAHHNHMSPICYTQQVPSPITSTSSSGAIVSNSKYNNQQPKATNAFLLQSPTPMNMFVGSPTGGIGSGQHHHHQHHQSTAAAATGALSPVSYSMAGVGHGNNNGSIVSSKYQQSPPQSPEDMLYYDMLPADVNGSVDQHSLGTIVKMEPMGGNHYASYQQALHHEGHMVGTLGHGQHAPGAHNHSRSPSVADEESEQAHGQQEMIESKHNINRPTVVSMTR; from the exons AGCCGAGTTTTGGTGCGATCGTGGGTGCGTACAAGTCGCCAGTTCTAGTGTCCCCGCAAGCTGGTGCGCAACAACACCCGCAGGAGCAACAGCCACAGCAGCAAGGCATCGATAACGGAGGTAAACAGGCGGCGGACGATAGCGAACCACCGGACACTGGCATTATCGGGCCCGGTGCGCGCCCAGTATCGGAACGAGCATCTCCGGGCGCGTCGCGTGCGGAAAGTGATAGTGCGGACCATCGGGCACGTGAAGCGGACGATCGGGAAGCGACGGTGCCGGACGCGAGTGCGACACACGacacgttgaccggtggcggAACGGCGGAAGCTGGTGCGACGAGTGCGGCGAGCGGTAACACACCCTCGGTGATAACGTCCTGCTCGAAGGTGCTGCTCGGCACGGACACGGTAAAGGGGCCGGCGTACGGTGCGGAACAGCCGCTGCAGGAGCAGGAAGCGAGCCCGGGCTCCAGCTCACCGCCCCGCTTCTCCACCCTGCAAACcgtcatcaacagcagcagcagcagtgttggCGGCTATCCGGCGGCGTACCAACACCACTGGCCGTGCGATTTAACCTACAAACCGGTGGACCATCGGCCCGTGTCGTCCCCCTCGAGCGAACCGTCCGCAGGGGAGCTTACCCGTCACCCAACGCCATCGCGCGGCGCCTACATCGGCGAACCGGACGTGGCCTCCTCGCCCTCCCAGGGTCATCTGGCCGTGGTGAGCCACCTGAATCCGCTGGTCTGCTCGACGGCGGACCCATCCCTGCTAGGCGGAATGCGCGGCAACCTGCTCTCGATGTACTCTTCGTATGCGTCTCCGCTGGGCGGTGGCCCTCACCACCAGCACGACCACCTGGACGAGGCCACGGCTCTGCACCATCACGTACAGGCGCAGGATGCGCATCTGCGAGGGGACGACGAAATGTCGGCAATACATCACCATCTGCACCAGcaacatcaccagcagcagcagcagcagcatcacgcacagcatcatcaccatcatcatgatgTGGTTGCCCAGCAGCACAGCATCGACGACATGATTGCCGACACGCTCAAAGACGAACAGTGCGGCATGGTCGACAGCTACCTTACCCCCACGCTGGTGAgcgatcatcaccatcatctcgGTGACTCGCCCACCCATCATAacgtgcagcagcatcatcaccatcaccagcagcagcagcatctgtCGCAACAtcacctgcagcagcacggcaTGCACGAATCGAAGGAGTACGCCAGCATgtaccacaacaacaacgacaagaGCGTGATCAACTACAATCATGCGGCCACGATCGCGGCAGcgcatcaccagcagcagcagcagtccgaCCATCACCAGCAAAACACTCACACCCATACCAGCAGCGGTGGCGATTCGCGCAGTCCCGAGTATTCGCACGCGCACGACGAGTACGACGGTGGGCTGCAGAGCTTCACTCAGTTGATAAATGTGCCTCGAGCGAGCGATACGGCAGCGTCGAtgtaccaccaccgccacccgaTGTCAGCGGAGAGTGATGCCGGTACGGCCGCTGGCGCCACGCCGAACGGTGGCCAAACGccgaccaccaccaacaccgccACCTCGTCGCCCGGTCCGGCCGATCATCTGGTGCAGCTCGGTGGGACAGGCCCGCAGGCGGGAGGCCCCGGTGCCGTGCTGCTACATTCGGTCGAAAATGGTACGGGAGCCCAGGAGCCGGGCACGGTTACCGGCACCGATGGCAGCATCTCCCTGTACGACACGCTGCATACGAGCGTTCTGGCGGGCGG CCCTTCGTACGGTCGCTGTTCGTTCCCGAGCATGCAGTACTTCAACGGCAACCCGACCGATCATCTCTGGTCGAGCGGCGTATCCGGTCTGGAGAACGATTACATGAAAGGTTCCCTGCCCGCGTTCCAGCGGATCGTTTCCGGTACCAACACGTCCCGCACCAATCCGTACAGTGCCGTCTCGACGTCGTACGCCCAGCAGCAG AATGACACATGGTCGCAGCACTACGATACGGGCAGCATCGCGTACAGTGTGGCCACCTCCAGCACGACCCCGGTGACGGTGAACAGgcgggcggcggtggcagcagcgGCCGCAGCGGCAGCCgtggccaccaccaccaccacgcactTCCCAGCGGCCGCCTCCCTGACAGCAC TGGGCCTCGATGCGGACTTGTTTACGGAGGGACGAGAGTGCGTCAACTGTGGTGCCATTCAGACGCCCCTCTGGCGTCGCGACGGAACGGGCCACTACTTGTGTAACGCGTGCGGACTCTATCACAAGATGAACGGCATGAATCGTCCGCTGGTGAAACAACCAAGACGTTTG AGCTCGGCAAGACGTGTAGGACTGCAATGCTCTAACTGCAACACAACCAACACTTCGCTGTGGCGCCGCAATCAAGTCGGTGAACCAGTCTGCAATGCGTGTGGACTGTACTACAAACTGCACAACGTGAACCGTCCACTGGCGATGAAAAAAGATAACATACAG TCTCGTAAGCGCAAAccaaagggaagcaaaaataGCGATGGTAACGGCAAGAGTAACGCTAGTAACGCTTCGGCTAACCGTCAGACCAATTCGAGCAGTAGCAGCCTAGCCGAGACACCGAAGAAAACAGATG GCCTCAAGTTGATGAACATTGCGGAAAACTCCTCCTTCGACAAGCTGCTGCCATCGTCACCGTCAAGCGAGGGCAGCAATCAGTCGCCCGCGCACCATAACCATATGTCCCCGATCTGCTACACGCAGCAGGTCCCCTCGCCAATCACCAGCACTTCCTCGAGCGGCGCAATCGTCAGCAACAGCAAATATAACAACCAGCAACCCAAAGCCACCAATGCCTTTTTGCTACAGTCGCCCACACCGATGAACATGTTCGTCGGCAGTCCCACGGGCGGTATCGGGTCGGGtcagcatcaccaccatcagcatcatcaatcCACGGCTGCCGCTGCCACCGGGGCACTGAGCCCGGTGAGCTACAGTATGGCGGGCGTTGGGCATGGAAACAATAACGGATCGATCGTTAGCTCCAAGTATCAGCAAAGCCCACCGCAATCGCCCGAGGACATGCTGTACTACGATATGCTGCCGGCCGATGTGAACGGTAGCGTCGATCAGCACTCGCTGGGCACGATTGTAAAGATGGAACCGATGGGTGGAAATCACTACGCCAGCTACCAGCAGGCACTGCACCACGAGGGTCACATGGTTGGAACGCTTGGCCACGGTCAGCACGCACCGGGAGCGCACAATCACAGCCGCAGTCCTTCGGTCGCGGATGAGGAGAGTGAACAGGCTCACGGGCAGCAGGAGATGATCGAGAGCAAGCACAACATCAACCGCCCGACCGTGGTATCGATGACGCGATAA